CCTCGCGGCCGGCTATGGCACTTTCCTTGCCCTGGCGCTCGGAAAATAAACGGATCGATTCGCACACAGGGCGAAGCACCGCATAGACCTATTCTGTCTGATCCAATTTCGAACGAAGTGCTTCCCAGTCCGAAACTGAGAGCGCCTGCGCCCGAATGTCCAGCCTGAGTCCAGAAGTGGCGAGGACGGCTTCGACGGCTGGCTTCTCGATTTTCAAGATCGACGCGAGATTGTTCGCGAGTGTTTTCCGACGGGCCGCGAAACCAGCCCGCGCGATGCGAAAGAATTTTCTATCCTCTTCCGAGTCAAAGCTCCGCTTCGGGACCAGCTGAACGACGGCACTGTCGACTTTCGGCACCGGATCAAACGCCTCCTTCGGCACGATGAACGCAATATAAGCATCACTGTAGTACTGCGCCATGAGCGACAGCAGGCTCATCGCACCCGGTTCCGCCGTCAGCCGCTCGGCCACCTCTTTCTGGACCATGAGCGTCAGACTTTGCGGTCGCGACTGGAGCGACAAGAGCGTCCGGATGATCGGCGCCGTGATGTAGTAGGGAATATTGGCGACGACTTTGTACTGCCCAGATTCATACCCCGCGTGCGTCAATATCTCATGCAGATTTGCATCGAGGATATTGCCCTCCAATATCGATACTCCCTCGCTCGCTTTGAAATGCGTCTCGAGCCGCTCGACCAATTGATGATCGAGTTCCATCGCCACCACCTGCTTCGCCCGACTATCCAGTACCTTGGTCAGTACCCCCGTGCCCGGACCAATTTCGAAGACTCGGTCCTCTGGGCCGATCTCAGCCACCGCCAAAATCCGCTCGATGATGCTCTCATCTTTCAAGAAATTCTGCCCAAGTGATTTTTTTGCCTTTACTAACATACGACGATACAATTGTAGCTATTATGCATGATATTTCGTTTCCGCACTACAAAAACGTATCTCCCGCCACGAACTTTCTTATTCTCGTCGGTGCCCTATTCATCAACTACGTCTCGGTTTGGTTACTATCCAAATCCCCCATCCTCGCCGCGCTCCCCATCGCACTCACTTGTCTCTCCCTCCTCCTGTACGCTCGGAGCTGGAAACTCACCCTGGTCGCCCTCCTCTTTGCGGTGGTCGGTGCGGGACAAGAAGCTTTTTTTATTGCTAATGGGCTCTGGAACTACCAAACTGTCTCCTTTCTCCTGATTCCTCTCTACCTTCCTTTCACCTGGGCGAACATATCCATTCTCATCGTCGGCCTATTCCAAGGGCTGCTCCAACTCAGGACAGCACTGCACCTATACCACGCGCCACCTCATTTCCTTCGAGCATTTCTCGCGACAGGATTCGCTGCTCTAGCTGTGATTCTCGCTATTTATCATTGGGCTGACACACCGGGCCGATTGGTTATCTTCTTCCTTTGCGTAGATCTGGCCTATGTATTTGTCATGCGCAGCGTCCCCTTGGCCATCGTCGGTCTCATCGCTATGGCCGCCGGATCGGTTGCTGATCTCGTCGCGGTACCGCTCGGACTCTGGAGTTACCCTGCAGGCGGGCACTTCTCCGGAATCCCTGGCTATATCTTTCTCGGCTGGGACATCGTCGGCCTCTTCGCGGCCGGACTCTATCTAACTATCGATCTCTGGAGCCAGACAGGAGATCCAACTCCTGATCTACTGTCTCCATCATCACTCTGATCTCCCCTCAAGCCCATATCAGTTATTGTTCTGCACCAGATGAATCATTGTTTTTTGACTCAACGCGAGCAATGAGCCGGGCTTTACAAATTCAGGTGAGCTCGTTTCCTAGCCACGACAATACGATACTCAAAGTTCGGGCTTATTCCGAGCAAAGGAGCAAAGACGCCAACCGAATAAAAGTATTGTACTTCAGACCACTCTGCTTCACCTCTCAGAAAGCGCATGATCGATCCTGGCAACTTGTGGGCTAATACATGAAGCACCGACGGGGCAATTTTCCATGAGAAATTTTCATTTCGGATTATCTCAAATCCACGCTGCTGCATATACTGGAGAAACTGACTTGGGTTCGCCCATGATTCAACGCTAAACGTTTGCCGTACTCTCTGGTCTGCAAATGCCCCAAAGATATCAATCCATTTATTCCTTGGTGAAAAAAAACCATCCACGACAACAAGTGTCCCCCCTGGTTTCAATATCCGGTACGCCTCCTCCAAGACTCGTGTTTTCTGTGTGCCTTGGCCATAACACATCGCATCAACAAAATAAATCGCATCGAAGTAGCAATCAGGGAAGCCGGTAGATTCAAAATCATTTCTTGAAAAGACTAAACTTTCTGCATAGGGCTTGTCTTTTTTTAACTGGTTAGCTAGTTCCACCTGTTTTTGTGATAGGGTAATGCCATGAATCGTAAAATTTTTATGTGTAAATCTCTCGGCCAATAGATGCCCCAAATGACCCACTCCACATCCAGCATCAAGAACGACTTGGGGCGATTGAAAATCAAGCGCAAGCTGATCCACAACCTGCGTGCTTAAATTACCAGTCATCCGCGCATTATCCAATACTTCCCAAAAATGTCTGGCGAAACCAAAATGATACCCTCCTCCATCTCTTCCCGACCAGTACTCATAGAGGTCGAGGTATTTATCGTAGTGCGATCCGATTAGCTCCTGCTTATTCGATTGATTCATACTTTTCGTTTGTCTATCCCATTTATCGGATGAATGCGTTCTGATTAGAACATTCCGTGTCTGGGCTAATTCACAATCTCTTCCATCTTCACATTGATGACACCCGCACCGAGGGAGGCGATCTGCTCAAATGCCACCCGGTCGAGGTCGATGATGCGGCCGGGGGCAAACGGTCCGCGATCGTTGATCTTCACGATGACGCTCTTGCCATTATCGACATTTGTCACCCGCACATAGCTCCCCATGGGAAGCCAGGGATTGGCCGCGGCCATCGTTCCGGTCCACGCATACCATGACGCCGCACCGCGATGTGCCTTGCCTGTCTTCACGTACGTGCCCTGCGTCACGATCTCGGTCACTGGCTCTTTCGTGACTTCAGTTGAGACAGCCTTTCGATTCACTTCCTTCCCATTATGATAGCTCACTCGATAGACCATTGTCTTCACGCCATTCTCTCCCTTCTGTTTCACGATTTTCTTCCGCCAAGAGAGTGAGCTGTCTTCTTCTGTCTTTGTCACAAACGAAATCTTCGTTTCTTTCCTCTCCTCACGGATCTCGACCCGGGTGACGCTGATCTCTCCTCCATCCGGCACCGCCACGTCTCGGGCGGGTACTACAATATCGTCTGCATCGAGCACTATCCCCGCTTCAGCGATGATGTCTGCGCTTGTTGGTGCAATCGCTAAAACTCCCTCTTCCTTTCCATCGGCGAGAATGCGAACCGCCCGCGCCGGTTGCCAGATAATATTCGTCCCAGCGGAAAGCATCGCATCAGCTGATGGATATACCTGGTCGTTCTCTGCGACATGAAGCCCAGCCCGGCGCAGCGCCTCAGCCACGGTGAGACCAGCATCGAAGGTGATCGGAAACAACATACCTGACAGCGTGACCGTCGCAGTCATCGGCTGACCGAGGAGAAAGGCCTCGCGCGAATCACCAAAGGGCGGCGTCACCGTCCGGTACAGGAAGTAACCACCAATCACGAAGATAGCCAGCAGAGTAATTTTCATTTTTGAGAAAATCAGTCACGGAAGCGATACTGAAGTGCTTCTGCTATATGAGCATCAGCAATGCTGTCCGCGCCCGCCAGATCAGCGATGGTGCGCGCGGTCTTCAGGATCCGGGTATAGGCCCGGGGCGACAAGTGATAGTGCTCCACAGCCTGCCGGAGGAGTGTCTGTCCAGCCACATCCAGCTCACAGTGTGCCTCAATGAGCTTATTATCGAGCTCGGCGTTTGACTGCTTGCCGGTCCCCTCGAGTCGCCCCCGACCGCGTTCACGCGCCGCCTGTACCCGACTTCGCACCACCTCGCTCGTCTCACCTATTGAACGATCGCGAAGTTCGTCGAAGGAAAGTCGCGGCACATCGACATGCAGATCGATGCGATCGAGGATCGGCCCAGAAACCTTCTGTCGATACTTCTCGATCTGATAGGCACTACAGCCGCAGACACGTTCCGGATCGCCATGGTGTCCGCAGGGGCACGGATTCATCGCCGCGACGAGCATAAACCTCGCCGGGAAGGTCAGTGTCCCCTTCGCTCGTGACACCGTGACGATACCGTCTTCCAATGGCTGACGGAGACTTTCAAGGAGCGCACGCGGAAACTCAGCAAATTCATCCAAAAATAGCACCCCTCGATGCGCCAAACTGATTTCTCCTGGCTTCGGCAGCGTCCCGCCACCGACAAGCGAAACACCGCTCGCGGTGTGATGTGGGGCTCGGAAGGGCCGACTCTCGACAAGCGCCTCACCCCGCGCCAAACGACCGGCAACCGAAAAAATCTGGGTTACCTCGAGGCATTCTTCGAACGTAAGCTCGGGCAAAATTGTCGGGAGAGCTTTCGCGAGAAGCGTCTTGCCGCTTCCAGGCGGGCCAATCATAAGCACATTATGGCCGCCGGCGGCAGCGATCTCAAGCGCTCGTTTCACATGTTCCTGCCCACGGATGACCGAGAAGTCAGACGAGCTTGATCCCTGGCGCTTATCTTGGGGCCGTGTCTCAAGCATCGGCTGAAGAAGCACGCGTCCCTCCAGGTGTGCGACGAGCCCCGCAAGTGTCGAGCTAGCGAAAATACGCAAGCCCGGAACCAGCGCCGCTTCGTGAGCGTTCGCTTC
This is a stretch of genomic DNA from Candidatus Moraniibacteriota bacterium. It encodes these proteins:
- the rsmA gene encoding ribosomal RNA small subunit methyltransferase A, whose product is MLVKAKKSLGQNFLKDESIIERILAVAEIGPEDRVFEIGPGTGVLTKVLDSRAKQVVAMELDHQLVERLETHFKASEGVSILEGNILDANLHEILTHAGYESGQYKVVANIPYYITAPIIRTLLSLQSRPQSLTLMVQKEVAERLTAEPGAMSLLSLMAQYYSDAYIAFIVPKEAFDPVPKVDSAVVQLVPKRSFDSEEDRKFFRIARAGFAARRKTLANNLASILKIEKPAVEAVLATSGLRLDIRAQALSVSDWEALRSKLDQTE
- a CDS encoding methyltransferase domain-containing protein, with amino-acid sequence MNQSNKQELIGSHYDKYLDLYEYWSGRDGGGYHFGFARHFWEVLDNARMTGNLSTQVVDQLALDFQSPQVVLDAGCGVGHLGHLLAERFTHKNFTIHGITLSQKQVELANQLKKDKPYAESLVFSRNDFESTGFPDCYFDAIYFVDAMCYGQGTQKTRVLEEAYRILKPGGTLVVVDGFFSPRNKWIDIFGAFADQRVRQTFSVESWANPSQFLQYMQQRGFEIIRNENFSWKIAPSVLHVLAHKLPGSIMRFLRGEAEWSEVQYFYSVGVFAPLLGISPNFEYRIVVARKRAHLNL
- a CDS encoding G5 domain-containing protein encodes the protein MKITLLAIFVIGGYFLYRTVTPPFGDSREAFLLGQPMTATVTLSGMLFPITFDAGLTVAEALRRAGLHVAENDQVYPSADAMLSAGTNIIWQPARAVRILADGKEEGVLAIAPTSADIIAEAGIVLDADDIVVPARDVAVPDGGEISVTRVEIREERKETKISFVTKTEEDSSLSWRKKIVKQKGENGVKTMVYRVSYHNGKEVNRKAVSTEVTKEPVTEIVTQGTYVKTGKAHRGAASWYAWTGTMAAANPWLPMGSYVRVTNVDNGKSVIVKINDRGPFAPGRIIDLDRVAFEQIASLGAGVINVKMEEIVN
- a CDS encoding YifB family Mg chelatase-like AAA ATPase — its product is MSAKVYSGATVGLDGVLVEIEADVLTKGLHQFNVVGLPDAAVKEARDRVSAAIKNTGFRPPHQSGRVTVNLAPADLPKGSSAYDLPMALAFLLATKQLAFPYAKRFFIGELALDGRIRPVSGVLPLVLFAQRCGFEEIFVPEANAHEAALVPGLRIFASSTLAGLVAHLEGRVLLQPMLETRPQDKRQGSSSSDFSVIRGQEHVKRALEIAAAGGHNVLMIGPPGSGKTLLAKALPTILPELTFEECLEVTQIFSVAGRLARGEALVESRPFRAPHHTASGVSLVGGGTLPKPGEISLAHRGVLFLDEFAEFPRALLESLRQPLEDGIVTVSRAKGTLTFPARFMLVAAMNPCPCGHHGDPERVCGCSAYQIEKYRQKVSGPILDRIDLHVDVPRLSFDELRDRSIGETSEVVRSRVQAARERGRGRLEGTGKQSNAELDNKLIEAHCELDVAGQTLLRQAVEHYHLSPRAYTRILKTARTIADLAGADSIADAHIAEALQYRFRD